A single Bufo bufo chromosome 6, aBufBuf1.1, whole genome shotgun sequence DNA region contains:
- the LOC121004489 gene encoding uncharacterized protein LOC121004489, giving the protein MESESKIQNRTPMTCPVCYRPEKILSTHLKRKCMRLNTEKERKACLESAKKRLMTIASKGTAIDYEEIVSLGSLLEDVVPFLEDRGFLIINKPTTTRNVRHKRTSTSVSAATSSLPQHVAAFQADPFKGKDVKDTPGTFNPQQDMEVARVHVKPEKEMEDVPALVKMENQDKEENSPGEDHGEGQNRREDEGENSEESVENPYSKAQSHNRTPMTCPFCYRPEKILSTHLKRKCMRLNTKEERKACLESAKKRLVTIASKGTAIDYEEIVSLGSLEDVVPFLEDRGFLIINKPTTTRNVRQKRTSSSVSAATSTLPQSVAASQAGPLKEKDVEDTFKPQQDLEVAQVHVEPEGEMEDGPALVNMENEEEENSPGQGHMEGQNRREDERGNSEESVENPASQTQSHNRTPMTCPVCYRTHKILSTHLKRKCMRLNTEEARKAALESSKKTLVNIASKGTVISFDEIMSLGSLENVVPFLEDRGFIITDKPTSNRNV; this is encoded by the exons ATGGAGTCTGAATCCAAAAT CCAGAACAGAACTCCCATGACATGCCCTGTCTGCTATAGACCAGAGAAGATCCTCTCTACACATCTAAAAAGAAAGTGTATGAGGCTTAATACCGAAAAGGAGAGGAAAGCttgcttggaatcggccaagaagAGGCTGATGACCATAGCATCAAAGGGCACTGCCATTGATTATGAGGAGATCGTTTCTCTGGGATCTTTGTTGGAAGATGTTGTTCCCTTTCTAGAAGACAGAGGCTTTTTAATAATCAATAAGCCAACTACAACCAG gaATGTCAGACACAAGAGAACATCTACCTCtgtttctgctgccacctcctcattgCCACAGCATGTGGCGGCCTTTCAAGCAGATCCATTTAAAGGGAAAGATGTTAAGGACACACCAGGAACGTTCAATCCTCAACAAGATATGGAGGTCGCACGGGTCCATGTGAAGCCTGAAAAAGAAATGGAGGATGTTCCAGCTCTAGTGAAGATGGAGAACCAAGATAAGGAAGAAAACAGTCCAGGAGAAGACCATGGGGAAGGACAAAACAGAAGAGAAGATGAAGGAGAGAACAGTGAAGAAAGTGTTGAGAACCCGTATAGCAAGGCACAGAG CCACAACAGAACTCCCATGACATGCCCTTTCTGCTATAGACCAGAGAAGATCCTCTCAACACATCTAAAAAGAAAGTGTATGAGGCTTAACACGAAAGAGGAGAGGAAAGCttgcttggaatcggccaagaagAGGCTGGTGACCATAGCATCAAAGGGCACTGCCATTGATTATGAAGAGATCGTTTCTCTGGGATCTTTGGAAGATGTTGTTCCCTTTCTAGAAGACAGAGGCTTTTTAATAATCAATAAGCCAACTACAACCAG GAATGTCAGACAAAAGAGAACATCTAGCTCtgtttctgctgccacctccacattgccACAGTCTGTGGCGGCCTCTCAAGCAGGTCCATTGAAAGAGAAAGATGTTGAGGACACATTCAAGCCTCAACAAGATCTGGAGGTCGCACAGGTCCATGTGGAGCCTGAAGGAGAAATGGAGGATGGGCCAGCTCTAGTGAATATGGAGAACGAAGAGGAAGAAAACAGTCCAGGACAAGGCCATATGGAAGGACAAAACAGAAGAGAAGATGAAAGAGGGAACAGTGAAGAAAGTGTTGAGAACCCGGCTAGCCAGACACAGAG CCATAACAGAACTCCGATGACATGCCCTGTCTGCTATAGAACACACAAGATTCTCTCTACACATCTGAAAAGAAAGTGTATGAGGCTTAACACTGAGGAGGCCAGGAAAGCTGCATTAGAATCGTCCAAGAAGACCCTGGTCAACATAGCATCAAAGGGCACTGTCATTTCGTTTGATGAGATCATGTCTCTGGGATCTCTGGAAAATGTTGTACCTTTTCTAGAGGACAGAGGCTTTATAATAACAGACAAGCCAACTTCAAACAG GAATGTCTGA